The genomic stretch atggtttgaaaactttgagttttcatgacaaggacaaaataaagggtaaagtgaatagtaccaggattgactttttagtgtaaaaatgtggtttttcgtttaAGTGAGcagtaccgtgggcttttcgttaaaactctcattATTATAATGACTTCCAATGATCATATCTAACCGTCAATGAGTGATTAGTTAAGTACTTCAACGTATCCTAGTCAGTCCTGAAACTATGAGTAGAATTATAGAAGTCCCCAATTGCAATTAAATTTGGGCCAACATTCTTAACGAAACTCATATATCCTCCATCCTAAATGACTCAAGCCCAATATATCCTCCTTCCTAAATGACTCAAGCCCAATTCATCTTGGGCCCTAAGTATCGGACTAAACTTAGCCCAACTCAGCTTACTTAACCCTTAAATCTACGGTCAAGATGTTTCCCACTTCATAAGCCAATCAGGACCGTCCGCCATGCCATCCCAAACCACGCATAAAAGTGCTATAAAACCCTAATCTTTCACTCCCACCATCTTCTTCTTAGTAGCCCGCCGAGAAACCCCTAACCCTAGTTCATCGTCACCCAAGACACAGCGGCTACTACTCGGTGAGTAATCTCTCATATCCCAATCCTGCTACGGTTTCAAAAAGCATTTCCGTTTCATGTGATTTGATCTGTAAATTTTGAGCATCGAACGAGCTGTTTGATTGTGTGTTTTCGTAATTTGGATTGGTTTATGCGTCCGGGATACGTTTATTTGATTGCTGGCTTgtgtttctgtttgtttcctgAGAAAATGGAGCACTGGGATAGCATTTTTAGCTTGATTAACTCTGTCTGGTTGCTGGGAAAGGTATCACTTTTGGAAAACGTTTTTGTTTTGCGTTGGGTAGCTGATATTTAGCTTAACTAGTGAACAAATGAGTTGATTTTTTCTGTAATTGTTTTCTTAATATTAATGTTTTGATTgttttcttgtatgtttatgtttTCTGAATGTATTCAGTGTTGTGGATGAAATATGGGAAAATTGGTCTTACTGTATCGATTTTAGAGGTTTGGAATCggttatattaattttttttctacgtGTTTTTTATGTATTCCTGGTGTTTTTTATGTCCTTTACAAGTCTTAAATCTGTCGTTGTATAATTTTTAGTTAGCATGTGCTCCGAATTTAggtaactttatttatttaaattacaaTTGCTCTATTGAAGTGAAGTAGAACTCCGAATTTGTTGTCTTTTGTAGATCTCGTGTCCGAATGCGCCTTTATCTTCATGTGTGATGCGAATAATTTATTGAGATGATAGTACTTAAGCTACTATTTTCATGTATATGTTCAGTTTGGTGTTTGTTGAATGTACTTGTCCTCTAAATGTTCTTGACTTTGTGATGTTATAGAGATGGGTGAAGAAGTCAAGGTAGTGGTTCCAGAGTCCGTGTTGAAAAAGAGAAAGAGGGAAGAGGAGTGGGCCTTGGCTAAGGAACAGGGGCGTGTAGCTGCCAACAAGAAGAAGGCTGAGAACCGGAAGCTCATTTACAACAGAGCAAAGCAGTATTCTGAGGAGTATGAGCAGCAGGTAGATATTGTCACTTTTCGTAATGTTCATTTTATTTGTCTGTTGCGTTTCTGCATGTTGGTCTGATTATTTGTTGTTGAAATTGGTTTGTTTCCCATGTTTAGGAGAAAGAGTTGATCCAGTTGAAGCGTGAGGCTAAGTTGAAAGGTGGATTTTATGTTGACCCAGAGGCTAAGCTCTTGTTCATTATTCGTATCCGTGGGTATGTTCTCAACGTTCAGCATAATGGAAATGAAGTCCAATGATATGTGCTCCGTATCTTAtactttaatttcttaatttttcagtATCAACGCCATTGACCCAAAGACCAAGAAGATCTTGCAACTCTTGAGGCTGAGACAGGTAGCACCCCTAACCCGTTAACCTAGTGATACAAATGCTAACCTTTCTATTAGGATTCCTTTAGCTTCtctctttttgtatttttaacgGTTGTCTGATGGTTTCACTGCATCAAGTGAGAAGGCTTTTCAATCTATCTGTTTGTTCTTTCAATAGATAGCTGATGATATCTTTAAACACAGTTGAGTCTTGATCATAGAGAGTTTATAGCTTTCCTATAGTCCTGTATATATCCGCTTGCCTGCATCCATTGTTAAAGTTATGAACTGTGTTAATTGGTGCCCACATATTTTCAGTTGTATGTTAAAAGTTTAATTTTGCTTTATCTTCTCAAACAGATCTTCAATGGAGTCTTCCTAAAAGTTAACAAGGCCACCCTCAATATGCTTCACAGGGTTGAACCATATGTTACTTATGGGTGTGTAAACATCTTTCAcattctattttcctttgtcTCAGCTGTAAAAGTCTGGAAATGTATGATT from Pyrus communis chromosome 7, drPyrComm1.1, whole genome shotgun sequence encodes the following:
- the LOC137738855 gene encoding large ribosomal subunit protein uL30y; its protein translation is MGEEVKVVVPESVLKKRKREEEWALAKEQGRVAANKKKAENRKLIYNRAKQYSEEYEQQEKELIQLKREAKLKGGFYVDPEAKLLFIIRIRGINAIDPKTKKILQLLRLRQIFNGVFLKVNKATLNMLHRVEPYVTYGYPNLKSVKELIYKRGYGKLNKQRIALTDNAIVEEALGKYGIICTEDLIHEILTVGPHFKEANNFLWPFKLKAPLGGLKKKRNHYVEGGDAGNRENYINELIRRMN